One Vallitalea pronyensis genomic region harbors:
- the cobM gene encoding precorrin-4 C(11)-methyltransferase: MHKVVFVGAGPGDPELITMKGKKAIDEADIIIYAGSLVNKKVLEGCQESAEIYNSASMHLDQVLDVMIKGIADNKQVVRVHTGDPSIYGAIKEQMDALEAKKIPFEVIPGVSSFCGAAAAIKKEFTLPDVSQTVILTRIEGRTPVPDKESLASLASHRASMAIFLSVGMMDKVVGELGKHYPMTTPIAVIQRATWEDEKIIIGTLDNIAEQVKEAGITKTAQILVGDFIDCDYTLSKLYDQHFTHEYRKAVDV, encoded by the coding sequence TTGCATAAGGTAGTATTTGTGGGAGCAGGACCAGGCGATCCAGAGCTGATTACCATGAAAGGAAAAAAGGCCATCGATGAGGCAGATATCATTATATATGCAGGATCCTTGGTGAATAAAAAAGTATTGGAAGGATGTCAAGAAAGTGCAGAGATTTATAATAGTGCAAGCATGCATCTTGATCAAGTCCTTGACGTCATGATAAAAGGTATAGCAGATAACAAGCAGGTTGTAAGAGTACATACAGGGGACCCATCTATCTATGGCGCCATTAAAGAACAGATGGATGCTCTAGAAGCAAAAAAAATACCTTTTGAAGTCATACCAGGGGTCAGCTCTTTTTGCGGCGCAGCAGCAGCCATTAAGAAAGAATTTACCCTTCCAGATGTGTCCCAAACCGTTATATTGACAAGAATAGAAGGAAGAACACCTGTACCGGATAAGGAATCATTAGCGTCACTAGCCAGCCACCGAGCCAGTATGGCCATATTCTTATCGGTAGGGATGATGGATAAAGTCGTTGGTGAGTTAGGAAAACACTATCCCATGACCACACCCATAGCAGTGATTCAAAGGGCCACTTGGGAAGATGAAAAAATCATTATAGGAACCCTTGACAACATTGCCGAACAAGTAAAAGAAGCAGGAATAACCAAGACAGCTCAAATACTCGTAGGTGATTTTATAGATTGTGATTATACGTTATCCAAGCTGTATGATCAACATTTTACACACGAATACCGAAAGGCTGTGGATGTATGA